Proteins from a genomic interval of Gadus macrocephalus chromosome 2, ASM3116895v1:
- the LOC132452306 gene encoding MICAL-like protein 1 isoform X2, whose product MSKPPAPPVPGPPVPGPPVTMPPATMPPVTMPPVTTPPVTTPPVTTPPVTMPPVTTPPVTVPPVPAPRTKRPPRGIPPPPDNSSHPNQPTTPPHPTLKAKSRHPWMTMVHPGPWTQLPPAPSPFTPPWASSLPGHHRGWFKARVAPPNPFAEAHKVANYIAGRKASKQPANQTKRSEPTSQSRKAPSPAKEKSGVAGQPSSTDGSNAVNVASTSSIASPMAPASMDSSNAPGLGSSTQDGPLSGPVEGAHPPGSLTVPEAGATGGGADTAGGRGRPDFAGTISLRGSASGYRPPAPASSGGLGSFADIGCEVPGVPDLGNALCGLPIDRGADITAQRGLPAPIEVPMGLSGLAIELGLPEAAGQATLMALSSSPGLAGGPLSSGLPGANPLGSSHLPAIGSRLGKPDLMQSDNLGGLSRGVDVASFVGQGRSADIGDSPEVPGVLGECPAVGGLMESACAGAFAATPGLSSIPKSFSVPAIFSGLKKGRTTLSLSERPDPRPAVPRSNTMQASLSSRPQAPGYGFPPIKRKGELEEVSTRLEELELCGAQLESKLRDCRNKKEEEAMLTDWMALIQEKQTLLRREAEITQLTEQKTLEERQADLEYKLRCLLIKPESEWNAEEEAQEQKMMEDLVAVIEQRNAIISSLDEDRQREKEDDSVLGAMKNQEFQKRGLSELKKSKGKFKPMKVFRMLGAQESKDKKN is encoded by the exons ATGTCGAAGCCGCCAGCGCCTCCCGTTCCCGGGCCTCCCGTTCCCGGGCCTCCCGTTACCATGCCTCCGGCTACCATGCCTCCCGTTACCATGCCTCCCGTTACCACGCCTCCCGTTACCACGCCTCCCGTTACCACGCCTCCCGTTACCATGCCTCCCGTTACCACGCCTCCCGTTACCGTGCCTCCAGTTCCCGCCCCCAGGACCAAAAGACCCCCCAGAGGGatcccacctcctccag ATAATTCATCCCATCCAAACCAACCTACAACCCCTCCTCATCCCAC CCTGAAAGCTAAAAGCAGGCACCCATGGATGACCATGGTCCATCCAGGTCCCTGGACCCAGCTTCCTCCTGCACCGTCTCCATTCACCCCTCCATGGGCCAGCTCTCTGCCCGGCCACCACAGAGGATGGTTCAAGGCCAGGGTCGCCCCGCCCAACCCCTTTGCCGAAGCCCACAAGGTGGCTAACTACATTGCTGGACGAAAGGCTTCTAAACAGCCAGCCAATCAAACCAAGCGCTCCGAGCCCACCAGCCAATCGAGGAAAGCCCCCAGTCCCGCCAAAGAAAAGTCGGGTGTTGCGGGCCAGCCAAGCTCAACGGATGGGTCGAATGCGGTTAATGTAGCCAGTACTAGCAGCATAGCCTCGCCCATGGCACCGGCCTCGATGGATTCCTCAAACGCTCCTGGTTTGGGTAGCTCAACCCAGGATGGCCCTCTGAGCGGACCAGTAGAAGGAGCTCATCCACCTGGTTCTCTGACTGTGCCAGAGGCAGGGGCCACGGGTGGTGGGGCAGACACAGCAGGGGGGCGTGGGAGGCCAGACTTTGCAGGAACGATTAGCCTCCGTGGCTCAGCTAGTGGGTACAGACCACCTGCTCCGGCTAGTTCTGGAGGACTAGGGAGTTTTGCAGACATAGGTTGCGAGGTTCCTGGGGTACCAGACTTGGGGAATGCTTTATGTGGATTGCCCATTGATAGGGGAGCGGATATAACAGCCCAAAGAGGTCTACCTGCTCCCATTGAGGTACCAATGGGATTATCTGGTTTAGCTATCGAACTGGGGTTGCCTGAGGCGGCGGGACAAGCTACCTTGATGGCTCTATCAAGTAGTCCTGGATTAGCGGGTGGCCCTTTGAGTAGCGGACTACCAGGTGCTAATCCACTTGGTTCTTCTCATCTTCCTGCTATAGGCAGCCGGCTCGGCAAACCAGACTTAATGCAGTCTGACAACTTGGGTGGCTTATCTAGAGGTGTTGATGTGGCTAGTTTTGTCGGACAGGGCCGTTCAGCGGACATTGGAGACAGTCCTGAGGTACCGGGCGTACTGGGTGAGTGCCCTGCTGTGGGGGGCTTGATGGAGTCTGCGTGCGCAGGTGCGTTTGCCGCAACCCCTGGACTCTCCTCCATCCCCAAGAGCTTCTCCGTGCCGGCCATCTTCTCTGGCCTGAAGAAGGGCAGGACGACTCTGTCCCTGAGCGAG AGACCCGACCCAAGACCTGCAGTTCCTCGATCCAACACGATGCAGGCCTCCCTCTCCAGCCGCCCGCAGGCTCCAGGCTACGGCTTTCCACCAATCAAGAGGAAG GGGGAGCTGGAAGAGGTCAGCACGcgactggaggagctggagttgTGCGGCGCGCAGCTGGAGAGCAAGCTGAGAGACTGCAGAAATA AAAAGGAAGAGGAGGCCATGCTGACGGACTGGATGGCTCTGATCCAGGAGAAACAGACGCTGTTACGCAGAGAGGCGGAGATCACCCAACT GACAGAGCAGAAGACGCTGGAGGAGAGGCAAGCTGACCTGGAGTACAAGCTCCGATGTCTGCTCATCAAACCAG aGAGTGAGTGGAATGCTGAGGAAGAGGCCCAGGAGCAGAAGATGATGGAGGATCTGGTGGCCGTCATTGAGCAGCGCAACGCGATCATCAGCAGCCTGGATGAAGACCGCCAAAG GGAAAAAGAAGACGATTCTGTGCTGGGAGCCATGAAAAACCAAG AATTCCAGAAAAGGGGACTCAGTGAGCTGAAGAAATCCAAAGGAAAGTTCAAGCCCATGAAAGTGTTTCGGATGCTAGGCGCCCAAGAATCCAAGGACAAGaagaactga
- the LOC132452306 gene encoding MICAL-like protein 1 isoform X1, translating to MSKPPAPPVPGPPVPGPPVTMPPATMPPVTMPPVTTPPVTTPPVTTPPVTMPPVTTPPVTVPPVPAPRTKRPPRGIPPPPDNSSHPNQPTTPPHPTLKAKSRHPWMTMVHPGPWTQLPPAPSPFTPPWASSLPGHHRGWFKARVAPPNPFAEAHKVANYIAGRKASKQPANQTKRSEPTSQSRKAPSPAKEKSGVAGQPSSTDGSNAVNVASTSSIASPMAPASMDSSNAPGLGSSTQDGPLSGPVEGAHPPGSLTVPEAGATGGGADTAGGRGRPDFAGTISLRGSASGYRPPAPASSGGLGSFADIGCEVPGVPDLGNALCGLPIDRGADITAQRGLPAPIEVPMGLSGLAIELGLPEAAGQATLMALSSSPGLAGGPLSSGLPGANPLGSSHLPAIGSRLGKPDLMQSDNLGGLSRGVDVASFVGQGRSADIGDSPEVPGVLGECPAVGGLMESACAGAFAATPGLSSIPKSFSVPAIFSGLKKGRTTLSLSERPDPRPAVPRSNTMQASLSSRPQAPGYGFPPIKRKVRTDACVPTDDLQGELEEVSTRLEELELCGAQLESKLRDCRNKKEEEAMLTDWMALIQEKQTLLRREAEITQLTEQKTLEERQADLEYKLRCLLIKPESEWNAEEEAQEQKMMEDLVAVIEQRNAIISSLDEDRQREKEDDSVLGAMKNQEFQKRGLSELKKSKGKFKPMKVFRMLGAQESKDKKN from the exons ATGTCGAAGCCGCCAGCGCCTCCCGTTCCCGGGCCTCCCGTTCCCGGGCCTCCCGTTACCATGCCTCCGGCTACCATGCCTCCCGTTACCATGCCTCCCGTTACCACGCCTCCCGTTACCACGCCTCCCGTTACCACGCCTCCCGTTACCATGCCTCCCGTTACCACGCCTCCCGTTACCGTGCCTCCAGTTCCCGCCCCCAGGACCAAAAGACCCCCCAGAGGGatcccacctcctccag ATAATTCATCCCATCCAAACCAACCTACAACCCCTCCTCATCCCAC CCTGAAAGCTAAAAGCAGGCACCCATGGATGACCATGGTCCATCCAGGTCCCTGGACCCAGCTTCCTCCTGCACCGTCTCCATTCACCCCTCCATGGGCCAGCTCTCTGCCCGGCCACCACAGAGGATGGTTCAAGGCCAGGGTCGCCCCGCCCAACCCCTTTGCCGAAGCCCACAAGGTGGCTAACTACATTGCTGGACGAAAGGCTTCTAAACAGCCAGCCAATCAAACCAAGCGCTCCGAGCCCACCAGCCAATCGAGGAAAGCCCCCAGTCCCGCCAAAGAAAAGTCGGGTGTTGCGGGCCAGCCAAGCTCAACGGATGGGTCGAATGCGGTTAATGTAGCCAGTACTAGCAGCATAGCCTCGCCCATGGCACCGGCCTCGATGGATTCCTCAAACGCTCCTGGTTTGGGTAGCTCAACCCAGGATGGCCCTCTGAGCGGACCAGTAGAAGGAGCTCATCCACCTGGTTCTCTGACTGTGCCAGAGGCAGGGGCCACGGGTGGTGGGGCAGACACAGCAGGGGGGCGTGGGAGGCCAGACTTTGCAGGAACGATTAGCCTCCGTGGCTCAGCTAGTGGGTACAGACCACCTGCTCCGGCTAGTTCTGGAGGACTAGGGAGTTTTGCAGACATAGGTTGCGAGGTTCCTGGGGTACCAGACTTGGGGAATGCTTTATGTGGATTGCCCATTGATAGGGGAGCGGATATAACAGCCCAAAGAGGTCTACCTGCTCCCATTGAGGTACCAATGGGATTATCTGGTTTAGCTATCGAACTGGGGTTGCCTGAGGCGGCGGGACAAGCTACCTTGATGGCTCTATCAAGTAGTCCTGGATTAGCGGGTGGCCCTTTGAGTAGCGGACTACCAGGTGCTAATCCACTTGGTTCTTCTCATCTTCCTGCTATAGGCAGCCGGCTCGGCAAACCAGACTTAATGCAGTCTGACAACTTGGGTGGCTTATCTAGAGGTGTTGATGTGGCTAGTTTTGTCGGACAGGGCCGTTCAGCGGACATTGGAGACAGTCCTGAGGTACCGGGCGTACTGGGTGAGTGCCCTGCTGTGGGGGGCTTGATGGAGTCTGCGTGCGCAGGTGCGTTTGCCGCAACCCCTGGACTCTCCTCCATCCCCAAGAGCTTCTCCGTGCCGGCCATCTTCTCTGGCCTGAAGAAGGGCAGGACGACTCTGTCCCTGAGCGAG AGACCCGACCCAAGACCTGCAGTTCCTCGATCCAACACGATGCAGGCCTCCCTCTCCAGCCGCCCGCAGGCTCCAGGCTACGGCTTTCCACCAATCAAGAGGAAG GTACGAACTGATGCATGCGTTCCCACTGACGACCTGCAGGGGGAGCTGGAAGAGGTCAGCACGcgactggaggagctggagttgTGCGGCGCGCAGCTGGAGAGCAAGCTGAGAGACTGCAGAAATA AAAAGGAAGAGGAGGCCATGCTGACGGACTGGATGGCTCTGATCCAGGAGAAACAGACGCTGTTACGCAGAGAGGCGGAGATCACCCAACT GACAGAGCAGAAGACGCTGGAGGAGAGGCAAGCTGACCTGGAGTACAAGCTCCGATGTCTGCTCATCAAACCAG aGAGTGAGTGGAATGCTGAGGAAGAGGCCCAGGAGCAGAAGATGATGGAGGATCTGGTGGCCGTCATTGAGCAGCGCAACGCGATCATCAGCAGCCTGGATGAAGACCGCCAAAG GGAAAAAGAAGACGATTCTGTGCTGGGAGCCATGAAAAACCAAG AATTCCAGAAAAGGGGACTCAGTGAGCTGAAGAAATCCAAAGGAAAGTTCAAGCCCATGAAAGTGTTTCGGATGCTAGGCGCCCAAGAATCCAAGGACAAGaagaactga